Proteins co-encoded in one Methanomicrobia archaeon genomic window:
- a CDS encoding VCBS repeat-containing protein, with protein MPDQEVIQVDTQKRLRLLATIAITVCLLPLFPLAAAVEPGNLILEHTELWLVEQGQVADICATDLDGDGTVEIVTIGSLPDSAELRISHWNGATYTLLTEVAWQEGTSRTLGRAVHCADVDGDGVVEILSVTYVPDLEDSELRIWHWDSATNALVLQEKFGLFEDPPPGWTTEHIYDLAAGDVDSDGEVEIVLAGSAYTDSTYGIIRILTWDGSAVTEEHSETWGTSGTTAFGVALGDVDGDSVIEIVTAGDTADYIDLRVWRWDGAAMTLEAGAHWKTMESSSAVGLAIGDLDGDGLLELVTAGRAIGSMLELDDPFFGLITVWDWDGVEFDLEAYEAWQSARGNVEFFAAAAEDVDLDGVKDAIAVGAVHETPGANVLRVYSWDGLVLQNKYSEEWIGPEMMDSFAYTTYSRDVDGDGIVEILTGGAWSWPGSV; from the coding sequence ATGCCAGATCAGGAGGTGATACAAGTGGATACACAAAAACGGCTACGACTACTGGCCACCATCGCGATCACGGTATGCTTACTGCCCCTTTTTCCCCTGGCGGCTGCAGTCGAACCGGGGAACCTTATCTTAGAGCATACTGAGCTTTGGCTGGTGGAGCAAGGCCAGGTGGCGGATATCTGTGCCACGGACCTCGACGGTGATGGCACGGTTGAGATCGTCACAATCGGTAGCTTGCCGGACTCAGCAGAGCTACGGATCAGTCACTGGAACGGTGCAACCTACACGCTCCTCACGGAGGTGGCGTGGCAGGAGGGAACGAGCCGAACGCTTGGCCGCGCGGTACACTGCGCTGATGTTGACGGAGACGGTGTTGTGGAGATCCTTTCCGTTACGTATGTGCCTGATTTAGAAGACTCCGAGTTGCGGATATGGCACTGGGACAGCGCAACCAACGCCTTAGTGCTTCAAGAGAAATTCGGCTTGTTCGAGGATCCACCACCAGGTTGGACAACCGAGCATATATACGACCTCGCGGCGGGGGATGTCGATAGTGATGGCGAAGTCGAAATCGTTCTCGCGGGATCGGCGTATACGGATTCCACTTACGGGATAATTCGCATTTTAACCTGGGATGGATCAGCAGTAACGGAAGAGCATAGTGAGACGTGGGGCACCAGTGGCACCACGGCATTTGGTGTGGCCCTCGGTGATGTTGATGGGGACAGTGTCATTGAGATCGTGACGGCTGGAGATACGGCCGATTATATTGATCTACGGGTCTGGCGTTGGGATGGAGCAGCGATGACCCTCGAAGCAGGAGCCCACTGGAAGACGATGGAGTCGAGCAGCGCGGTGGGGTTAGCGATCGGCGATCTGGATGGTGATGGGTTACTCGAACTGGTCACTGCAGGCAGAGCGATAGGTTCAATGCTCGAATTGGACGACCCTTTCTTTGGGCTCATCACGGTGTGGGATTGGGACGGAGTGGAATTCGACCTGGAGGCGTATGAAGCGTGGCAAAGCGCGCGAGGTAACGTGGAGTTCTTTGCTGCCGCCGCTGAGGACGTGGATCTGGATGGAGTGAAGGATGCTATAGCTGTGGGAGCGGTCCATGAAACGCCCGGTGCGAACGTCTTGCGAGTCTATTCCTGGGACGGCCTGGTGCTGCAGAACAAGTACAGCGAGGAGTGGATAGGACCGGAGATGATGGACAGCTTCGCCTACACCACGTATTCCCGCGATGTGGATGGTGATGGTATCGTGGAGATCCTCACGGGGGGGGCGTGGAGTTGGCCCGGATCGGTTTGA
- a CDS encoding cupin domain-containing protein: MFVEKLQGGLNLSVCARRIAAIYETYLQEGQTIQPHFHPDAEELYYLLSGNGVMHIGDEQREVAAGDVIYIPPETIHFLHNSSSAPIRFITLMVRVTRAESMPYIL; encoded by the coding sequence ATGTTCGTCGAGAAGTTGCAGGGTGGCCTGAATCTCAGTGTTTGCGCACGCCGGATAGCGGCAATCTACGAGACGTACCTTCAGGAAGGTCAGACAATCCAGCCACACTTCCATCCGGACGCGGAGGAACTCTACTACCTCCTGTCTGGTAACGGTGTCATGCATATAGGGGACGAACAGCGCGAAGTAGCAGCTGGCGATGTGATTTATATACCGCCGGAAACGATCCACTTCCTGCACAACAGCTCATCAGCGCCCATTCGATTTATCACCCTGATGGTCAGAGTAACCAGGGCGGAATCTATGCCCTATATCCTGTAG
- a CDS encoding translation initiation factor IF-6 — translation MKRRGEQEIRRLFTIEGTSFIGVVALCTESLVLVPRFVPQRLVSELERALGVPAVRTLVAETSLVGCLVAGNSQGLVFSPYALDSELEHIEAAARAAGVHVQLSKLPEAEVLSAAGNIILANDSVALVHPELREETRELIHATLGVQVHTGTIGGVKTVGMAAVATNKGVLAHRNATYEELEFLEHIFELPVGIGSVNFGIPLIGAALLANSRGYAVGDETSGAELGRIVDTLGFEEPNEAADSAW, via the coding sequence ATGAAGCGGCGAGGCGAGCAGGAGATAAGAAGGCTTTTTACGATCGAAGGCACCTCGTTTATTGGCGTCGTTGCCCTCTGCACCGAGTCCCTCGTCCTTGTACCGCGTTTCGTGCCTCAGCGGCTTGTGAGCGAGCTGGAGCGCGCGCTGGGTGTCCCGGCGGTGCGAACACTCGTTGCGGAGACCTCACTGGTCGGCTGTCTGGTCGCGGGGAACTCACAGGGCCTGGTCTTCTCACCATACGCACTGGACAGTGAGCTCGAGCACATCGAGGCGGCGGCACGTGCTGCGGGCGTGCACGTGCAGCTGAGCAAACTGCCTGAAGCGGAAGTGCTGAGTGCTGCGGGCAATATCATATTGGCAAACGATTCCGTGGCGCTCGTGCATCCCGAGCTACGGGAGGAGACGCGGGAGCTCATTCACGCCACGCTCGGCGTGCAGGTGCATACGGGCACGATCGGCGGCGTGAAGACGGTTGGCATGGCTGCAGTAGCGACGAACAAGGGCGTTCTGGCGCATCGGAACGCTACGTATGAAGAATTAGAGTTCCTGGAGCATATCTTTGAGCTGCCCGTAGGTATCGGGAGTGTGAATTTCGGTATTCCGCTCATTGGCGCGGCACTGCTCGCGAACTCCCGGGGCTATGCCGTGGGTGATGAGACTTCAGGCGCGGAACTGGGCCGAATCGTGGACACACTCGGGTTTGAAGAGCCGAACGAGGCTGCTGATTCTGCATGGTGA
- a CDS encoding 50S ribosomal protein L31e — protein MGEEKGKGTGERIYTIPLRSVKKTPRWKRSTRAISVIRDFLQHHTKSDIVLLDSSINEKVWERGSQKPPSRIRVKVTEEEDVVKAELVE, from the coding sequence ATGGGCGAAGAGAAAGGGAAGGGCACTGGTGAGCGGATCTATACCATACCGCTCCGGTCGGTGAAGAAGACGCCGCGGTGGAAGCGGAGCACCCGAGCAATAAGCGTGATTCGTGATTTCCTGCAGCACCATACCAAATCAGATATCGTCCTTTTGGATTCATCAATAAATGAGAAGGTGTGGGAACGGGGTTCGCAGAAGCCACCGTCAAGAATTCGCGTGAAGGTAACGGAAGAAGAGGACGTTGTCAAGGCTGAGCTGGTTGAATAA
- a CDS encoding 50S ribosomal protein L39e — MAWGKNTRGKKIRLAKANRQNRRVPAWIMVRTNRHVTTHPKRRHWRRTKLKV; from the coding sequence ATGGCATGGGGCAAGAACACGCGAGGCAAAAAGATCAGGCTCGCGAAGGCGAATCGGCAGAATAGGCGGGTTCCCGCATGGATCATGGTGCGGACGAATCGGCACGTGACCACGCACCCGAAACGGCGACACTGGCGACGCACAAAACTCAAGGTGTAG
- the queD gene encoding 6-carboxytetrahydropterin synthase QueD has translation MTMKLGITTHFDAAHSLALHPGKCKQLHGHTYRVDIVVEGEQHEETGCVADFAELKAVIADVLALVDHTYLNEVLRYPTSENIALFLQSELEQRFSGSTLGVSLHSVRVWEATDKWVLVER, from the coding sequence ATGACGATGAAACTCGGGATCACCACCCATTTTGACGCGGCGCATTCGCTCGCCCTGCATCCGGGAAAATGCAAACAGCTTCACGGGCACACGTACCGTGTGGATATCGTTGTGGAAGGCGAGCAGCATGAAGAGACCGGTTGTGTGGCCGATTTTGCGGAATTGAAGGCTGTCATCGCCGATGTGCTCGCTCTGGTTGATCACACGTATCTCAACGAGGTGCTGCGGTATCCGACGAGTGAGAATATCGCGCTCTTCTTGCAGTCTGAATTGGAACAGCGCTTCTCCGGCTCGACCTTGGGCGTTTCGCTTCATTCCGTACGCGTCTGGGAAGCGACGGACAAGTGGGTTCTAGTCGAGCGGTGA